TGCCCATGAGGATCCCGACCTTCGCCGGCGCGCGCTTCTTCATCGTCCCTCCGCGGACCCGTCGAGGTCCCCCGGGATATTAGAAAATATCGACCTCCCCTTTCCCCTCTCCCGCCACGCCGGGAGAGGGGATGGCAGGGGTGACCCAGGTTGACGGACTGCGCCCGGGCGTTCTATAGTACCCCTGACGCAGCACCACGGAGGACATCGATATGGGCAATAACGTTTTGATCGCCGATGACGAGCCGGACATGGCGGACTTCCTCAAGACCGCCCTCGAAGCCGACGGGTACGTCGTGGACTCGGCGGCCTCCGCCGACGGCATCTCCAACAAGCTCAAGACCTTCGCCGCCGACCTCATCCTCCTCGACATGGGCATGCCGGGCCTCAACCCCGTCACCCCCGCCGTCGACGTCCGGACCAAGACGAAGACGAAGGCGAAGATCCTCATCATGACGGGCCGCGACATCGTCAAGGAGCAGAAGGAAGGCCACCTCAAGGGCTCCGACGGGGCGATGCAGAAGGGCTCCGGCATGGACGCCATCGTCAAGAAAGTGCGGGAGCTGCTGCCGAAGTAGGCGGCCGCCCTTTTTCGCGGAGCGACCCATGAAACGCGTGCTTCTCTTCATGGGCGTCAACATCCTCGTGATGCTGACGCTCTCCCTCGTCGTCGGAGTCCTCGGCCTCGACCGCGGGCTCTACGCGCACGGGCTGGATCTCCCCCGCCTGCTCGCGTTCTGCGCCGTCTTCGGCTTCGGCGGCGCGCTCTTCTCGCTGGCGATCTCGCGCTGGACGGCCAAGGTCACCCTCGGCGTCGAGCTCATCGACCCGGCGAACCCCGGCGGCAACGCCGAGGCCTTCCTCGTCGAGAAGGTCCGCCTCCTGAGCTCGCGGGTCGGTCTGACGACCCTGCCGGAGATCGGCGTCTACCCGAGCCCCGAGGTCAACGCCTTCGCCACCGGCCCCACCCGCGACCGCGCGCTCGTCGCGGTCTCCGCCGGGATGCTCCAGCGCATGGACCCGCAGGCCCTCGAGGGCGTGCTCGGGCACGAGCTCTCGCACGTGGCCAACGGCGACATGGTGACGATGACCCTGCTGCAGGGCGTGGCGAACACCTTCGTGATGTTCTTCGCGCGCGTCGCGGCGTTCTTCATCGACCAGGCCCTGCGCTCGCGCGACGAAGAGGGCCGCCGCGGAGGGCTCGGCCCCATCGCCCATTTCTTCCTGGTCTGGGCGCTCGAGGCCGTCTTCTACCTGCTGGCGGGCATCCTCGTCAACGCCTTCTCCCGCTGGCGCGAGTACCGGGCCGACGCGGGCGCGGCGCAGTGCGCCGGCAAGGAGAAGATGATCCACGCCCTCGAGCAGCTCCAGCGCGCCTCCGGCCTCGTCGACGAGAGCCACGCGGCGCTCGCGACGATGAAGATCCACGGCCGCGGCGCGGGCCTGCTCTCCCGCCTCTTCTCGACCCATCCGGCCCTCGAAGCGCGCATCGCCGCCCTCAAAGCCCTCCCCTGACATCCGTATCACCACCTTCTTGCCCCTCTCCCGCCACGCCGGGAGAGGGGCAAGCGCGCTCCGCGCGCGGGGTGAGGGGGCCGAGCGCCCCCGCAAACGTCCAAATTGCTAACATGGCGCTCGGCCCGCCGCGCTTATGAACAGACCCCTAAAAATCCTGCTCTTCGGAGGAAGCTTCGACCCTCCCCACCTGGGACACCTCGCGCTCCTGCGCGCGGCGCTGAGGCGCGCGCGTCCCGACCGGGCGTACGTGCTCCCCGCCTGGCAGTCGCCCCTCAAGGTCCCCTCCGGCACCCCGGCGCGCACGCGGCTGGGACTCCTCGACCGCGCCCTTGCCGAAGGCCTCTCTCCCGCGGAGCGCCGCGCCGTCGTCGTCGACCGTTTCGAGCTCCAGCGCGGACGGCGCACCTACAGCTACGAGGCCGTCCGTCGCCTGCGGCGCCTGCATCCCGGAACGGAGATCCTGTTCCTGGCCGGCAGCGACTTCCTCGACGACTTCGCGCGCTGGCGCCGCCCCGAGGAGCTGCTGCGCTCCTGCCGCTTCCTCGTCGGCGCGCGCCCGGGCTCCAGCGCCCCCGCGGAAGCCGCGCTCCTCGGCTTCGAGCGCCTGCCCGGGGACTTCCCGGAGATCTCCTCGACCGAAGTCCGACGCCGCCTGCTCTGCGGAGAGGACCTCTCCGAGCTGCTGAGCCCCGGCGTGCGGCGCGCGCTGCGCGCGCAGGGCCTCTACGGGACCGCCGTCCACCGCCTGCTGGCCGCGCGCCTCGAGCCCAAGCGCTACCGCCATACGCTCGCGGTGGCCCGCATCGCCTGCGAACTCGCCGCCCGCCACGGCCTCGCCGTCGAGCGGGCCGCCCTCGCGGGCCTCCTGCACGACTGCGGCCGCATCCTCTCCCCCTCCGCGATGACGCGCTACGCGCGCGCGCACCGCCTCGAGGTCCCCTTCTTCGACGAGGTCGTCGCGCGCCGTCCCGGCCTGCTCCACGCCTACGTGGGCGCGGACCTCGGTGCGAAGCGCTTCGGCGTCCAGGACCCCGCGGTGCTCTCGGCGGTGCGCAAGCACACGCTCGGCGACCCGCGCATGACCCGCTTCGACCGCCTCCTCTACACGGCCGACGCCTGCTCCGAGGACCGCTCCTACCCCGAGGCCGTGCGCATCCGCCGCCTGGCCCGCCGCGACCTCGACGACGGCTTCCGCGAGACCGTGCGCGTGAAGCTCACCTGGGTGCTGACGCAGGGAGACTGGATGCACCCCTACGGCCCCGCGCTGTGGAATCAGGCCTGCGCGGGATGAACCGGGGCCTCCTCGCCGCGCTCGCGCTCCTCGTCCCGGCGCTCGCCGCCGCCCTCCTCGAGCTCTCCTCCCCCTTCTGCGCGGGGCTGCGCGCGGGGCGCCCCTCGGCCGGCTTCGTCGCCCTGCGGACGGCGGGGAGCGACCCCTCCGCCCCGCCCGCCCTCTACGCGGCGGTCCTCGGCCCGAGCTCGCGCACCCTCGACCTCCTCGAGCTCCCCGCCTCGACCCCGGCCCCCGGCGGGACGCTCGCCTCGGCCTGCCGCGCCGCCGGCCCCCGCGCATGCGCGCGCGCCATGGCCGGGGCCGCCCGGGGCTTCCTCGACGCCCAGCCGGGCTGGGCCTGGCGCACCCCGCCCCCCTTCCTGCTCGAGATCGACCTGCCCTCCGGCGCGGCGAGCGACCCGTTCGGGGCCGCGTCGCGGCTGACGTCGGCCGTCTCCGACCCCCTCTTCGTCGCGCGCCTGCCCCTGCGCCTGCGCGCGCTGCGCGCCGTGCGGCGGGAGGGGTTGGGACGCTACGACCTTCTGCGCCTGACCCTCGCCGCCGCCCGCCTGCGTCCCGGCGGGGTGGCGCTCGCGCGCCTGGTCGACCCCCGACTGGCCCCTACGCTCCTGGCGGGGGTCGCCGCTCGGCTCGAGGGGCGCTCCCTGGCCGAGGCGACGCTCACCGTCGAGGTCCTCAACGGCTCCGACTCCGGCGGGGTCGCCCTGCGCGCCACAAAAATACTACGATGGCGCGGAATCGACGTCGTGCACTTCGGCAACGCTCCGACGATGGAGCCCCGCGTGCGCGTCGTCGTCCGTTCGGGCCGCTCCGAAGCCGCGGCCGAGGTCCTGGACGCTCTCGGCTGCCCGGACGCGGAGGTCCTGACCGAGCTCGAGCCGGAGCCGCGCGCGGCCGTGAGCCTCGTGATCGGCCAGGACTACGCGCGCTGCGCGCGCCTGACCGAAGACTCGCCGTTCTAGCAGCGACGCATCGGAGGAGCCATGGAACTCGTCGACATCCTCAAGCAGGCCGTCAGCGCCGGCGCCAGCGACATCCACCTCGTGGTGGGCAAGGCGCCGATGATGCGCCTCGACGGCATCATCCAGGAAGTCCCGGGCTTCGCCGTACTCTCCGGCGAGGACACCAAGCGCCTCATCTACTCGATCCTCTACGAGGAGCAGCGCGCCCGCTTCGAGGAGAACTGGGAGCTCGACTGCTCCTTCGCGGTGCGCGGCTTCGCCCGCTTCCGCGTCAACGTCCTGCTCCAGAAGAACGGCGTCGAGGCCGTCATGCGCGTCATCTCCTCGAAGATCCCCACCCCCGAGCAGCTGCGCCTGACGCCCGCCGCCATCGGCTTCTCGGACCTCCCGCGCGGCCTCGTCCTGGTCACCGGGCCCACGGGCTCGGGCAAGTCCACGACGCTGGCCTGCATCATGGAGCTCATCAACCAGAAGGAGCCCTGCCACATCCTGACCATCGAGGATCCCATCGAGTTCGTCTATGACTCGAAGAAGAGCATCTTCCGCCAGCGCGAGGTCGGGCAGAACACGAAGAGCTTCACCAACGCGCTGCGCAGCGCCCTGCGCCAGGACCCCGACGTCATCCTCGTCGGCGAGCTGCGCGACCTCGAGACCATCTCGCTGGCCATCACCGCCGCCGAGACCGGACACCTCTGCTTCGGCACGCTGCACACGCAGGACGCCCCCTCGACGATCGACCGCATCATCGACGTGTTCCCGCCGCACCAGCAGACGCAGATCCGCGTCCAGCTCGCCGTCACGCTCCAGGGCATCGTCAGCCAGATCCTCCTCCCGCGCAAGGACGGGCAGGGCCGCGTGGCCGCACGCGAGATCCTGGTCATGACGCCGGCCATCAGCAACCTCATCCGCGAAGGCAAGACGCACATGATCTACGGCGCCATCGACACCGGCGCGAAGTTCGGCATGGTCCCGATGGACAAGTCGCTCGCCGACCTCATCAAGCAGGGCGTCATCGACCCGGACGACGCCCTCAAGTACGCGCACAACCCCAAAGTCCTCGAGCAGCTCTGCGGACTCAAGCCCAAGGGCGAGACCGCGACGATGATGAGCTGAGCCATGGAAAAGCTCCAGCTCCTGCGCCAGCTCAAACTCTTCGTCGGGGTGCCCGAGGACCAGCTCGCCAAGCTCTCGGACTTCCTCATCCAGGAGACGCGCAAGGACGGCGAGACCGTCTTCCACGAGGGGACCCCCGGGGACGCCCTGTATTTCGTGGCCGCCGGCCGCGTGCGCATCGCCAAGCACCTGCCGCGCGCCGAGGGCGGCCAGGAGCTCAAGGACCTCGCCATCCTCTCGGCCGGCGACTGCTTCGGCGAGATGGCCCTCATCGAATCGGTCCAGCGCTCGGCGGACGCCATCGTCTCCGGCGACGCCGTGCTGCTCAAGCTCGAGCGCAAGGACCTCGACCGCTGGCTGCGCGCGCACCCCCTGCTGGCGCTCGGCTTCTTCAACCGCCTCGTCCAGACGCTCTCCGGACGCCTGCGCCGCTCGTCCGCGGAGCTCGCGATGCTCTTCGACCTCAGCCGCATGCTCCTCGAGAACTTCGAGAGCACGCGCGAGCTCGTCGCGCGGGTCTTCGAGCGCATCGTGCCGCACCTCGAAGGCGACTGGGCCGCGGGGGCGTGGGTCTACAACGAGTTCAACGACGAGATGGACCTCGCCGCCTCCCGCGGCGGCTTCGAGTCCGTCCCCGCCGAGGTGAAGGCCGCCGCGCAGGAAGGGAAGTCGGGCTGGCTCGACGCCTCCACCTACGCCGTGGCCTTCCCCGGGTCGAAGCGGCCGCGCGGGGCGTTCCTCCTGCGCCGCGCCGCTCCTCCCACCGAAGAGGAGCGCGTCGAGCTCGACCGCGCCCTCACCACGACCGCGCTCCTCATCGCCACCGCACTCGAGAACATCGCCTATCGCGCCGAGGAGGGGTTCCGCTCCCGCCTCAATACCGTCAAGACCACGAGGATCTAGATGCCGGACTCCGAGAAGACCGACGCCGCCTCCCGCCGCTTCCGCGCGCTCGCCGTGACCGCGGCCAAGGCGGCCGACTCCAAGAAGGGCGAAGACCTGCTGCTGCTGAACATCCACCGCTTCACCTCGCTGACCGACTACCTGCTCCTCGTGAGCGCGGACTCCGCGCCCCACATCAAGGCCCTGCAGGACCACGTCGAGGAGGTCCTCGAGGAGAAGGGCGTCGTCCCGGTGCACCGCGACGGCCGCGAGAGCGGCACCTGGCGCGTGCTCGACTACGGCGGGCTCATGATCCACTTCCTGAACCCGGAGACGCGGCGCCTCTTCGCACTCGAGCGCCTCTTCCACGGCGCGCGCAAGATCGCCGTCCCCTGAGACTCCGACCGGAGGTCCCGCCGACATGCCCGAACTCCCCGAGATCCTCGCCGCCGCGGTCCGACTCGGCGCCAGCGACGTCCACCTCTGCGCCGGCCGCCCTCCGATGCTGCGCCTGCGCGGGGAGATCACCCCGCTCGAGGGCGGGGAGACCCTCGACGCGGACGCGGTCCGCCGTCTGATCTACACGGCCCTCTACGAGGAGCAGCGCGCGCGCTTCGAGCGCGACGGAGAGCTCGACACCTCGTTCGCCCTGCCCGGGGTCTCGCGCTTCCGCGTCAACGTCTTCCAGCAGCGCCGAGGCCCCGCGGCCGTGCTGCGCGTCATCAACGCGCACATCCCGACGCCGCACGAGCTCGGGCTCATGCCGTCCATCACGAACCTCGCGCAGGAGGCGCGCGGCCTCGTCCTCGTCACCGGGCCGACGGGCTCGGGGAAGTCCACCACGCTGGCCTCCCTCATCGACTCCATCAACCACACGCAGAAGAAGACGATCCTCACCATCGAGGACCCCATCGAGTTCGTCTACGAGGAAAAGCTCGCGGTCATCCACCAGCGCGAGGTCGGCCAGCAGACCCGCTCCTTCGCCGAGGCCCTGCGCCGTGCGCTCCGCCAGGATCCCGACGTCCTGATGGTCGGCGAGATGCGCGACCTCGAGACCATCGCGCTCGCCATCACCGCCGCCGAGAC
The sequence above is drawn from the Elusimicrobiota bacterium genome and encodes:
- a CDS encoding type IV pilus twitching motility protein PilT, translated to MPELPEILAAAVRLGASDVHLCAGRPPMLRLRGEITPLEGGETLDADAVRRLIYTALYEEQRARFERDGELDTSFALPGVSRFRVNVFQQRRGPAAVLRVINAHIPTPHELGLMPSITNLAQEARGLVLVTGPTGSGKSTTLASLIDSINHTQKKTILTIEDPIEFVYEEKLAVIHQREVGQQTRSFAEALRRALRQDPDVLMVGEMRDLETIALAITAAETGHLCLATLHTQDAPTTVDRIIDVFPPHQQQQVRVQVSTVLRAVVSQTLLPRADGRGRVCAREVMTLTPAVASLIREGKTHMLYGAIEAGAKFGMLSMDQHLAFLVRQKVVSLEDAIVKAHDPQNLRQLLAAPAGVAVQETA
- a CDS encoding LytR C-terminal domain-containing protein, with the translated sequence MNRGLLAALALLVPALAAALLELSSPFCAGLRAGRPSAGFVALRTAGSDPSAPPALYAAVLGPSSRTLDLLELPASTPAPGGTLASACRAAGPRACARAMAGAARGFLDAQPGWAWRTPPPFLLEIDLPSGAASDPFGAASRLTSAVSDPLFVARLPLRLRALRAVRREGLGRYDLLRLTLAAARLRPGGVALARLVDPRLAPTLLAGVAARLEGRSLAEATLTVEVLNGSDSGGVALRATKILRWRGIDVVHFGNAPTMEPRVRVVVRSGRSEAAAEVLDALGCPDAEVLTELEPEPRAAVSLVIGQDYARCARLTEDSPF
- a CDS encoding type IV pilus twitching motility protein PilT yields the protein MELVDILKQAVSAGASDIHLVVGKAPMMRLDGIIQEVPGFAVLSGEDTKRLIYSILYEEQRARFEENWELDCSFAVRGFARFRVNVLLQKNGVEAVMRVISSKIPTPEQLRLTPAAIGFSDLPRGLVLVTGPTGSGKSTTLACIMELINQKEPCHILTIEDPIEFVYDSKKSIFRQREVGQNTKSFTNALRSALRQDPDVILVGELRDLETISLAITAAETGHLCFGTLHTQDAPSTIDRIIDVFPPHQQTQIRVQLAVTLQGIVSQILLPRKDGQGRVAAREILVMTPAISNLIREGKTHMIYGAIDTGAKFGMVPMDKSLADLIKQGVIDPDDALKYAHNPKVLEQLCGLKPKGETATMMS
- a CDS encoding response regulator — protein: MGNNVLIADDEPDMADFLKTALEADGYVVDSAASADGISNKLKTFAADLILLDMGMPGLNPVTPAVDVRTKTKTKAKILIMTGRDIVKEQKEGHLKGSDGAMQKGSGMDAIVKKVRELLPK
- the rsfS gene encoding ribosome silencing factor, with translation MPDSEKTDAASRRFRALAVTAAKAADSKKGEDLLLLNIHRFTSLTDYLLLVSADSAPHIKALQDHVEEVLEEKGVVPVHRDGRESGTWRVLDYGGLMIHFLNPETRRLFALERLFHGARKIAVP
- a CDS encoding cyclic nucleotide-binding domain-containing protein, translating into MEKLQLLRQLKLFVGVPEDQLAKLSDFLIQETRKDGETVFHEGTPGDALYFVAAGRVRIAKHLPRAEGGQELKDLAILSAGDCFGEMALIESVQRSADAIVSGDAVLLKLERKDLDRWLRAHPLLALGFFNRLVQTLSGRLRRSSAELAMLFDLSRMLLENFESTRELVARVFERIVPHLEGDWAAGAWVYNEFNDEMDLAASRGGFESVPAEVKAAAQEGKSGWLDASTYAVAFPGSKRPRGAFLLRRAAPPTEEERVELDRALTTTALLIATALENIAYRAEEGFRSRLNTVKTTRI
- the htpX gene encoding protease HtpX produces the protein MKRVLLFMGVNILVMLTLSLVVGVLGLDRGLYAHGLDLPRLLAFCAVFGFGGALFSLAISRWTAKVTLGVELIDPANPGGNAEAFLVEKVRLLSSRVGLTTLPEIGVYPSPEVNAFATGPTRDRALVAVSAGMLQRMDPQALEGVLGHELSHVANGDMVTMTLLQGVANTFVMFFARVAAFFIDQALRSRDEEGRRGGLGPIAHFFLVWALEAVFYLLAGILVNAFSRWREYRADAGAAQCAGKEKMIHALEQLQRASGLVDESHAALATMKIHGRGAGLLSRLFSTHPALEARIAALKALP
- the yqeK gene encoding bis(5'-nucleosyl)-tetraphosphatase (symmetrical) YqeK, giving the protein MNRPLKILLFGGSFDPPHLGHLALLRAALRRARPDRAYVLPAWQSPLKVPSGTPARTRLGLLDRALAEGLSPAERRAVVVDRFELQRGRRTYSYEAVRRLRRLHPGTEILFLAGSDFLDDFARWRRPEELLRSCRFLVGARPGSSAPAEAALLGFERLPGDFPEISSTEVRRRLLCGEDLSELLSPGVRRALRAQGLYGTAVHRLLAARLEPKRYRHTLAVARIACELAARHGLAVERAALAGLLHDCGRILSPSAMTRYARAHRLEVPFFDEVVARRPGLLHAYVGADLGAKRFGVQDPAVLSAVRKHTLGDPRMTRFDRLLYTADACSEDRSYPEAVRIRRLARRDLDDGFRETVRVKLTWVLTQGDWMHPYGPALWNQACAG